The DNA window aaaaagttgaaaaatttttcaatgtacaatgtacacaaaaaaaagacagatAATGAGATAGAGAGGATTTTAGATCAAATATagatattgaataaaaaaaatgaatgaattttctccattatgaatatgaatgagAATACTGATACAGTAAGATTGTCGTtaatagaatgaatgaatgaatgatgatgatgatgaataactTGACCAGattttttgatcatgatgattatgatgaattattctACATTAGtctgaaacaaacaaagaaaataaaaaaaaaatttgaaacgaaagaaaacgaaaaaaaaatcttgatgaatgttttttttccttgttgacaaattttaaatttgaatttgaattttgatcatgatgatgtatgaTTAATCTGATGACTATAATAActaactaataataataatgagattaattaattgaaaattaataattaattgattgattaacgACGGCCAGTATTACTACGAATAGgtccaccgccaccaccactatgATGATCCGATGTTGAATGATgtctatatgatgatgatgatgatgatgtatggCCATTACTATATGatcttgttgatgatgaatgcaTGGGTGCTCCCAATGGATGATCATAACGATTATATCGATCAATACCATTTGTTCGGCgtgatgtgaatgatgatgattgctgtGGATATGGTGCAGCAATCGATCTATGATGTAATGGTGTACGAAATGTACGATCATTACCACTACGATGatcattactattattattattattaaatccACGATGTTCTATTGTTGAACGGCCACCAAATCGCATTTGACCAGATTCTTTTTGGCCAccaaaaccaccaccaaatcGTCTTGGTTTCCAATTCTTTTCTGTACGGCCTAATTCACGATCAACTAATATACGACGACCATCCAACAATGTATTATGTCCTTCAGCATATGCACGATCAGCATCTTTTGCACGacgaaattcaatgaatgcaTAACGACGTGAATCACCGGTCAATACATCacgaatcaaaaacaatgatcGAATATCACCAAATCGTTCGAAATGCTGCAtataaatgacaaaaaaatcaaacaaatgaaacaaattagACATCATCAACTTACCATTCGTATTGTATTCTCATCAGTAGTACCATTCAAACGACCAATAAATAACGTTTTTTCCGGATCACTACGATGATCTTTGGCTGGCCGTAAATCTGactatataatttttttttgatgaatgaatagaatatGAATGGAATCATTagattaaaattgattgaaattttttttttgaaaaatgagaGTATCATgttaaaattaataaattctaataataaaaaaaaatcaattctaaCATTCATGGCACGAACAAGTGCACGATCATGGGGAcgattatcatgattatcataatgTCGATGGCTAGATGGAAATGGTGGTGATGTtgatcgttgtcgttgttttgaAGGATAGCCAACCTTGATTGGATCATAACTTGATGATCGTGCAcgtcttgatgatgatgatgataatggtggtacttttgatgatgataatgatggtggtggagAACGAGGTGAtcttggtgatggtgatcgatgtctttgttgttgttgttgttgatgatgatgatgatgatggtgatgatgatgatgcggaTGACCATGACTAagactaccaccaccaattcgatcatcatttggtgatgataaatgatgattacgtcgatgatgattaccaccaccactaccaccattTGATGTTGAACGATTCCATtccggtgatgatgatggtgatgatgaaataccACCGGATCTTTGcggtaataatgatgatgatggtggtggtggtggtgcatgtgatgataaatcatcaccatgatcACTACTACTGTGGCGACGTTTACGTTCACCACGATAGCTCATagttattgattgattgattgattgattttatattctgatattctgatgatgaaaaaaaaaaaaatttttttggataaataacaaattttaatttatagcaatcaatgatcaatcatcagaATTACAATTCCAtctgaatgaaatgataataataaccaacaattgagaaaatgaatcgaaaaaaaaacaaaaaaaaaatcgaatcgaatcgaatgaatcacgaaaacaatggaaaaatttaatgcatgcgaaacgaaatgaaaaagagcatcaagcaaaaaaaaaaccgcaTCGTAGTAGTAGCATTGATAATTGTggccaaacaaaaagaaaagagatAGGGAAAGAGCGAGAGGGTGCATCAATTTTGCCGAGtcaaattatgaaaaaaaaaaattcatttggaaCCATTCAGGTGGAAATAggtaggtttttttttattctcacaTCATCATAGCTAATTGGGttgaaatggaaacaaacaaaacaaacgaaaaaaaagtttgaaaattttgttcgaTTGGCGCTCAAAATGTTATGCCGTAGTATATGAACGGTTAAACGATTTTTCTAAACgaactttttttcacaattcttaaattttttttttttttggttttttcaataaaaaaaaatattttcttgatcatcaacaatttatgGATCAAATTGTTGTCAATAATTCAAATGGTTCTTCTCAGGACCAAATTACTAAATgcaaaaaacattatttttgtgATTCGTGTAATCAATCATTCCATTCAGCGTGGAATCTTAAAAGACATAATCAACGAAAGCATCAAGAAAATAATCAACCACCATTGCATAAAGAAAATATAGAGACATCAAAAAGGTTTGAATGTTGTTTATGTGGTGAAAAATATGCCGGTTCTTTATCCACacatttaaaatcatcacatGGAATCGATATTCagacaaaaaatttgaaatttgaaaattttcaaatgttcaaatcatttttggaGAAAACTGAAGAAGAAACTTACTCCAATTATTCGACAAGAAGAATTGTACGTGATTCCAATCATCAAGTTACATATGCCAATTATATTTGCTCACGTCGTGGATCAATGCCGGCTAATAGATTGGAACGAAAAAGAGCATCGAAATCtaacaaaacaattaaaattgGCAATATATGTCCATCACAGATTAGTTTAactagaaacaaaaatggcaCATACACTGCCAAATGGACAACAACCCATGTTGGTCATGAATTAGATGTGAAATTTTGTCGATTgccaaaaaaacataaagaattgattgaacattATCTCAAGATTGGATTACCATCATCGgttataaagaaaaaaatgagcaaTCTTTTGGGTAATTTTTCTGATGAAATAGCTATGGAGCGAATGGTCACTGCCCAGGatataaaaaatatcaaaaaacaattaaatatgatgaatgatcatattgttgaaaaacaTACAGAATCTTGTGAAATGATAACCGAATTCGAGGATGAAACAAATCCAATTGGATATCTTGGATCCAACAATGTCCATATCAAATGAaggtaaataataattttgatatcATTTATCTTCATATATTTCTTATTTCATACTTTTTATTTATGATCAATTCAGATGATACAATGAAATTGGCAAATATAGAAAACGTAcataatggtaatgaatcTAGCAAACAATCGTCAGATTTTGCAACCACAGAGAATGTTtcgcaaaaaaattttggctctttggaaaatatttattaaaGAAGCAGAAAGAATTAAAAatacgatgaaaaaaattaatgacatGTTTGCTCAACCACAACATGATGaagatcattataatgaattgGTAGCAACTATTTCGACTATTTTTCcacatttatttgaattgaataataatttaatggatcaaattgaaatgaatgaatgacagtaacatttgaaattttaatctCAATATATAACATCCATATATCCAATATccataatataataaatcgaaaatttacgagaaaaattgtcaaaatatcgtgtgtgtgtgtgtgtgtgtatgtttgtcgcttgatcaatcaaatcaaatcaaaaattaatcaattgcCGAACATCATATCACATCGATATCGTTAATAAttattcacaacaacaacaacaacgacgacgacaacaaaaagaaagtCGATccttcacacacacacacacacacacacacacacactatcatcatcgacttgtgtgtgtgtgtgcgtatcAACAATTCATCGActgattcatcattacattcatATCATATATCATGGATCCGCATCATATCTTTTATCCA is part of the Dermatophagoides farinae isolate YC_2012a chromosome 9, ASM2471394v1, whole genome shotgun sequence genome and encodes:
- the LOC124497998 gene encoding uncharacterized protein LOC124497998 is translated as MSYRGERKRRHSSSDHGDDLSSHAPPPPPSSSLLPQRSGGISSSPSSSPEWNRSTSNGGSGGGNHHRRNHHLSSPNDDRIGGGSLSHGHPHHHHHHHHHHHQQQQQQRHRSPSPRSPRSPPPSLSSSKVPPLSSSSSRRARSSSYDPIKVGYPSKQRQRSTSPPFPSSHRHYDNHDNRPHDRALVRAMNSDLRPAKDHRSDPEKTLFIGRLNGTTDENTIRMHFERFGDIRSLFLIRDVLTGDSRRYAFIEFRRAKDADRAYAEGHNTLLDGRRILVDRELGRTEKNWKPRRFGGGFGGQKESGQMRFGGRSTIEHRGFNNNNNSNDHRSGNDRTFRTPLHHRSIAAPYPQQSSSFTSRRTNGIDRYNRYDHPLGAPMHSSSTRSYSNGHTSSSSSSYRHHSTSDHHSGGGGGPIRSNTGRR